The Anas acuta chromosome 7, bAnaAcu1.1, whole genome shotgun sequence DNA window GTCTGTAATCCTGCTCCAGGCACCGATGTGCTGTGAGCTGTAGCTGTCTGTCCTCGCCTTGCAGCAGCATTCCCTAGGCATCAACTTCTGAGCGTTATCAGACAAGCGAGCAGGGAAGATCATCCTTTGACCTTGCACACAAACATTTCTTACGAGAAACTGGAAAACATGTTTGGCAGCTCTGTGGGAAACTCGACAAGGTTGGTGTGAAATCCCAGAGTTTTCCTAGGAATTAGGCACTCATCTGCTTTGATGTTCTGAAGCAGACAACGCTTTGCTAATTCAGGACAATGTtatgtttttaagaaagcattttgctttgaGAAGTTACACTTGGTTCTCAGTAAGGGCATCCGCTTTAGTTAGTGGATTTGGGTATAGATATAGCAGTCACCCTCATTTCGCTAATTTAACCCTAAAGAGTGAATACACACACATTCAAATATTCTGGGGACCTCAAGTTTTAACTGTTTAATTAGTAATAAacggaaaataaaaaatctaaaatacgGTTTGATATGAATCGAGCTGCCTAGCAGCAGGAGCACCGAGTAACGTCTCACAAGAGGTGGTGCAACACGGAGCTCTAGGACAGCGACCCCACAAGCCTGAAGTGCCCTGGGGTGGgttccagagccaggcagccCCGGATCCCCTCACACAGCCGGGGACCGGAGCCCGCCCGGGGACCCCTCAGCTCCTCTGAGGGCAGCCGAGGCAGGTGGGCAGCCTGAGCGCTCCCCCAGGCAGGAGAGGCCGAGAACGGGCGGAATGAAGGCTCCGGCAGCCGCCCCCACAGCTCCCCGGCCCCTTTTTCGCCCGTTTCTCGCCCGTTTCTCGCCCGTTCCCCCCCCGCCTCaggcggccccgccccgcccccacTCACCATggccgctgcccgccgccgccgcgcgccACCAGCCCCCGGCCCGCGCCCCTGTCATGTGACCCTCCGCGCCGCCACGGCACGCCCCGCCCACGCGCCCGCCACGCCCCCGCCACGTGACGCGCCCGCGGGGCGGGAAGGGGGCGGCGCATGCGCGGAGGGAAGGGGCGGGAAGGGGCGGCTGTGAGGGGAGgagcggggggggaggggcggcGCTGAGGGGGAGTGGCGGGAGTGTCACAGCGCCGCAGCCTTCAGCCTTCACAAACGCCTTTAATGTAGCGAAACAGCGCGGTGTTGTGCCCCAATAAACGCTTTTAATGTACCAAAGCAAGCCAGCGTCCAGCCCCAATAAAGACATTTACCGAGCGAAAGCCGTTCAGGGTTATAAGGCAAGGGTTTTTATTGAgcgggggcgggggggtcccggcaTGGCGGCCGGGGCCCTAGAGGAGCAGAGCCTCCTCCGAcagccgcagccccagccccggcggcAGCTCGGGTCCCCGGGCAGCGCGGGGGGCCAGGATGGCCTCGGCTCCAGAGCCCGAGGCCGGCTCCATCTCCAGTGCCGTGTCCAAGCCGGAGCCCGATTCCTCCTCGGAGAGCGGGAAGATGTCGCTCATCTGGTCGCTCTTCATCCTGAAACAGCAGCGGGTTCATTACACACACACCGTTTCCCACGTTATTTACCAAATATCACGCTCATGGGGCCAGACAAGCCACGGCCCTGCACGCCCACGGCACTGTGTGCACTTACGGGGACGGGTCGGCCACGGGAGGCAGGATCCTGTTGGCACCGCCATGGGGCAGGAGCCAGGGCGCCTTCTCCTCAATGCAGTTGGGGGACCAGGCGTCGGGCCGGCACCTCACCCTCTTGTAGCGCGCCTTCTGCACGGGGGCACCTGTGGGAGCAGCCCGCGTTAGCCACCCGCACCCACCGGTCCCGACGTGGGTGTCGCAACGGCAAAATTACCCAACCCCACCGCCACGGCTCAGTGCCCCCCAGGCCAACGGTGATGAACAAGTCCTCCAAAAGGACCAAAAGGAGAACACGGGGATGGAAGCAACAGTACAGCATCTTTCTTTCCAGTCTCGTTTAATTAAACTTGTTCTGAAGCCTCCTGGCACATCCTCCTCCTTTCAGCACTCTGTGtaatttttctcagtttcttggGAATATCTGCCTGTAATTACGGCTCTCTGTTGCTCCATGTACTGCCACAGTGTGCTGGATGACTTACCGCTTCCTCCTACACTCTTCTGTCAGAGAAGAAGTCTCTCAGGTAGGATTTCCTGCTGCTTTCGCAGCATATTcccttttcttatttatttctcttagcGTCTTATGGAGGTTTTTTAAAACAGCggcaacaaaagaaacaacCGCAGCCGAATACTTGTTAAATAAGCATTATACAGAAAGCAGGCTCTAAGCTCCGAAAAATCCTCCTCAGAGCACA harbors:
- the SRGN gene encoding serglycin gives rise to the protein MPAKMQLPVRCSRRIFLAVCVILFVGCTAQGAPVQKARYKRVRCRPDAWSPNCIEEKAPWLLPHGGANRILPPVADPSPMKSDQMSDIFPLSEEESGSGLDTALEMEPASGSGAEAILAPRAARGPELPPGLGLRLSEEALLL